The following proteins are co-located in the Paenibacillus sp. FSL H8-0079 genome:
- the ybeY gene encoding rRNA maturation RNase YbeY produces MSLNLAWNNEQQDKEITEPMIAMLEQLLNLAGEAEGVADGEVALTFVNDEQIHELNRDYRGIDRPTDVLSFAMNETVDEELDIIYELDEDEEMEEMPDVLGDIIISVPRTILQSEEYGHSFERELGFLFVHGFLHLLGYDHQDEASEAEMMGKQEAVLAQAGLTR; encoded by the coding sequence ATGAGTCTTAATCTGGCATGGAATAATGAACAACAGGATAAAGAAATTACAGAACCGATGATTGCAATGCTGGAACAGTTGCTGAATCTAGCTGGAGAAGCGGAAGGTGTGGCAGACGGAGAAGTGGCTCTGACTTTTGTAAACGATGAGCAGATCCACGAGTTGAACCGTGACTATCGCGGTATTGACCGTCCTACGGATGTATTGTCTTTTGCGATGAATGAGACGGTGGATGAAGAACTCGACATTATCTATGAGCTGGATGAAGATGAAGAAATGGAAGAAATGCCGGATGTTCTTGGAGACATCATCATTTCCGTACCACGGACCATCCTGCAAAGTGAGGAGTATGGACACTCTTTTGAACGTGAGCTTGGTTTTTTGTTTGTCCATGGCTTCTTGCACCTGCTCGGATATGACCATCAGGATGAAGCTAGCGAGGCTGAAATGATGGGTAAACAAGAAGCGGTATTGGCCCAGGCCGGGTTGACACGATAA
- a CDS encoding GatB/YqeY domain-containing protein, with protein sequence MNLSERLNEDMKQAMKSKDKFRLSNIRLIRSTIKNLEIDLKRDLDDNEVLDILSREIKQRKDALQEFDKAGREDLAANAKAEIEVLIQYLPAQLSEEEIKVIVQQTIQETGASSKAEMGKVMAALMPKVKGKADGKLVNQAVQQFLQ encoded by the coding sequence ATGAATCTTAGCGAACGATTGAACGAAGATATGAAGCAAGCGATGAAGAGTAAGGACAAGTTCAGACTCTCCAACATTCGGTTGATTCGTTCGACGATCAAGAATCTTGAAATAGATTTGAAAAGAGATTTGGATGACAACGAAGTGCTTGATATCCTGAGTCGTGAAATCAAACAGCGCAAAGATGCCCTCCAAGAATTTGACAAAGCGGGCCGTGAAGACCTCGCGGCAAATGCAAAAGCGGAAATTGAAGTACTCATCCAGTACCTTCCCGCACAGCTTTCCGAAGAAGAAATTAAAGTTATTGTACAGCAGACCATCCAGGAAACCGGTGCTTCTTCGAAAGCCGAGATGGGGAAAGTCATGGCGGCCCTTATGCCAAAAGTTAAAGGCAAAGCGGACGGCAAACTGGTAAATCAAGCAGTTCAACAATTTCTGCAATAA
- the yqfD gene encoding sporulation protein YqfD has translation MKQPSLYKLRGAVRITVTGGDIEALINMVAEQGLEVWNLRAQEGRVAEMNILLPHFFRLRPMLKRTGCRVKVTHRSGFPFFAARLLRRKFFLGGMLFFVAALFALSSMVWNVEVKGNVTIPTDEVLAAAKKEGVYPFQWGFRLQSQDKLSRQLALALPDVTWIGVSKEGTTITIQVVESAQPKREPLLNPRHLISKADAVVTQIYAEQGRPVVQKDMRVKKGQVLISGILGDEENTKTIVAKGEVRGLVWREYQVEVPLVQKHNTMTGESKERFYMVLGKWAIQLWGYGNTPFSSFDTESNHRPLTWRSFTLPMGWLTEKDLETREHEEQQTIEWARTKGLEGARNDIIAKNGKGTKIISEKILHEKKENGKVYMKVLFEVEESIAEELPLVHSQGE, from the coding sequence ATGAAGCAGCCCAGTCTGTACAAACTGCGGGGAGCAGTCCGAATCACGGTCACTGGGGGAGACATTGAAGCATTGATCAACATGGTGGCAGAGCAGGGACTGGAGGTTTGGAACCTGCGTGCTCAGGAAGGACGCGTGGCAGAGATGAACATTCTGCTGCCGCATTTTTTCAGGCTGCGTCCGATGTTGAAACGGACAGGCTGCAGAGTGAAAGTGACCCATCGCAGCGGTTTTCCTTTTTTTGCGGCCCGATTATTGCGAAGGAAGTTTTTTCTCGGGGGAATGTTGTTTTTTGTGGCAGCTTTGTTTGCTTTGTCGTCTATGGTGTGGAATGTGGAGGTCAAGGGTAACGTTACCATTCCCACGGACGAGGTGCTCGCAGCAGCGAAGAAAGAGGGGGTGTACCCTTTCCAATGGGGGTTTCGCTTGCAAAGCCAAGACAAGCTCTCCAGACAGCTCGCCCTCGCCCTGCCGGATGTCACCTGGATTGGCGTGAGCAAAGAGGGGACAACCATTACCATTCAGGTCGTGGAATCGGCGCAACCAAAGCGCGAGCCGTTACTGAATCCCAGACATCTGATCAGCAAAGCGGATGCTGTCGTCACTCAAATCTATGCAGAGCAGGGACGTCCTGTTGTTCAGAAGGACATGCGTGTCAAAAAGGGTCAGGTATTGATCTCGGGTATTCTCGGAGATGAGGAGAACACCAAGACGATCGTTGCCAAAGGGGAAGTACGTGGTCTGGTATGGCGTGAGTATCAGGTAGAAGTCCCGCTTGTGCAAAAACATAACACGATGACGGGTGAGAGCAAAGAACGTTTTTACATGGTGCTGGGAAAATGGGCGATCCAACTATGGGGATACGGAAATACACCGTTCAGTTCTTTTGATACCGAGAGTAATCATAGACCCCTGACCTGGCGATCCTTTACACTTCCCATGGGCTGGCTGACAGAGAAGGATCTGGAGACCCGAGAGCATGAGGAACAACAGACGATAGAGTGGGCCAGAACGAAAGGATTGGAAGGAGCAAGGAACGATATTATTGCCAAAAATGGCAAAGGAACGAAAATTATAAGTGAAAAAATTTTGCATGAGAAGAAAGAGAATGGTAAAGTTTATATGAAAGTCTTATTTGAGGTAGAAGAAAGCATTGCGGAGGAACTTCCGCTAGTCCATAGTCAAGGAGAATGA
- a CDS encoding HDIG domain-containing metalloprotein, protein MTSKEPSKGKSFQNKATGWKYSVWARYLLFLFLVILFYVSLASKLLPERYDIQEGTRSEVDIAAPMQIPNNKATLKAQEEAAERVQPIFQIVQMRNENLMTTLLDRVDRLNQDDQISSQDKIDIYRDEIPQRQKDFVTNYINNNRKAGTYSETLLEEIRNVVQEQSYRIPEETYIKISRLTSDDIQEMKPVARDIVSRLMTDQISDATTARAKVAEMVSVSSLSKRTQREVVQELARLVVTANRFYDEEGTKEAKVQARENTQTVFIKQGDTLVAKGEMITPEMYALLDENDLLKNEVNYWPQLGLLMFSCLLSAAILMYIQQCSGTHFKYNNAQLLMLVLIFIITIVVMHVTAIIQTNERSYVGFLAPVAVGAMLIALLLDTSLAFVCSILIGILSSIILNTHQGQLFDFELGFFAVLVSFVAIFATHKASQRSTILKGAIMVCLFGSIAVFTLALIDSGDWNRTTTLYGVGFAFAGGVLTAILVIGLMPFFETSFGILSALKLVELSNPNHPLLRKLLTETPGTYHHSVMVGNLSEAAAEAIGANGLLCRVGSYYHDIGKTKRPIYFIENQNNMENPHDSIDPKLSKSIIVAHARDGVEMQKDYKLPRPIRDIAEQHHGTTFLHYFYHKALRQAEEAGVEPDFTEEDFRYPGPKAQSKESAIVGIADSVEAAVRSLRKPTVEQVESMIEKIIKGRLDDHQFNDCDLTMRELDIVARTLKETVMGIFHSRIEYPEEIKKPKPTSPEAG, encoded by the coding sequence GTGACCTCGAAGGAACCGTCAAAAGGCAAATCTTTTCAGAATAAGGCTACAGGATGGAAGTATAGCGTGTGGGCACGCTATCTTCTGTTTTTGTTTCTGGTGATTCTTTTCTACGTGAGTCTGGCTTCCAAGTTGCTCCCCGAGCGGTATGATATTCAGGAAGGTACACGGAGTGAAGTGGATATTGCTGCGCCCATGCAGATTCCGAATAACAAGGCCACACTCAAAGCACAGGAAGAAGCGGCTGAACGCGTACAACCAATATTTCAGATCGTGCAGATGCGGAACGAAAATTTGATGACAACCCTGCTTGATCGTGTAGATCGATTAAATCAGGATGATCAGATTTCAAGTCAGGATAAGATTGATATTTATCGGGATGAAATTCCGCAACGCCAGAAGGATTTTGTGACCAACTATATCAATAATAATCGGAAAGCCGGTACATACTCCGAGACGCTGTTGGAAGAGATCCGAAATGTGGTACAGGAGCAAAGCTACCGTATTCCCGAAGAGACCTACATCAAAATCTCACGTCTGACATCGGATGATATCCAAGAGATGAAACCAGTTGCGAGGGATATTGTTTCCCGGTTAATGACGGATCAGATCAGCGATGCAACCACCGCACGTGCGAAAGTAGCCGAGATGGTGAGTGTCAGCTCTCTTAGTAAGCGTACGCAACGTGAGGTGGTGCAGGAGCTTGCTCGCCTCGTGGTGACCGCTAACCGCTTCTACGACGAAGAGGGAACCAAGGAAGCGAAAGTTCAGGCACGTGAGAACACGCAAACCGTCTTTATCAAGCAAGGGGACACATTAGTTGCCAAGGGTGAAATGATCACCCCGGAAATGTATGCGCTCCTGGATGAGAATGACTTGCTGAAAAATGAAGTGAACTACTGGCCGCAGCTTGGGCTTCTTATGTTTTCCTGTCTGTTGTCGGCAGCAATTCTGATGTATATTCAGCAATGCAGCGGAACGCATTTCAAATATAATAATGCGCAGCTGTTGATGCTTGTTCTCATTTTTATTATTACGATTGTGGTTATGCATGTGACGGCGATTATCCAGACCAATGAGAGGTCTTATGTAGGTTTCCTTGCGCCAGTTGCGGTAGGGGCGATGTTAATTGCGCTTCTGCTGGATACCTCGCTTGCCTTTGTATGTTCGATTTTGATCGGTATATTGTCCAGTATTATTTTGAACACGCATCAGGGTCAGCTGTTTGACTTTGAACTGGGCTTCTTCGCTGTATTGGTTTCATTTGTTGCGATCTTCGCAACGCATAAGGCTAGCCAACGATCAACGATCCTGAAAGGGGCCATTATGGTCTGCTTGTTCGGGTCCATAGCCGTCTTCACCCTGGCTTTGATTGACTCAGGAGATTGGAACCGAACCACAACACTGTATGGTGTTGGTTTTGCATTTGCTGGTGGCGTATTGACTGCCATATTGGTCATTGGGCTGATGCCATTTTTCGAAACTTCATTTGGCATCTTGTCAGCGCTCAAACTGGTGGAACTGTCTAATCCCAACCATCCGCTTTTGCGCAAGTTGCTCACGGAGACACCGGGTACCTATCATCACAGCGTTATGGTAGGCAATCTGTCGGAGGCTGCGGCAGAGGCCATTGGAGCTAACGGATTGCTCTGTCGAGTGGGATCGTATTATCATGATATTGGCAAGACGAAGCGCCCCATCTATTTTATTGAGAATCAGAATAACATGGAGAATCCGCATGATTCGATCGATCCGAAACTGAGCAAATCCATTATCGTTGCCCATGCCCGTGATGGTGTGGAAATGCAGAAGGATTACAAACTACCCAGACCTATTCGGGATATTGCGGAACAGCATCACGGCACGACATTTCTCCATTATTTCTATCACAAAGCGCTGCGCCAAGCGGAAGAAGCAGGAGTTGAACCTGATTTCACGGAAGAAGATTTCCGTTACCCTGGGCCGAAGGCTCAGTCCAAGGAATCTGCTATTGTTGGCATTGCCGATAGTGTAGAAGCTGCTGTGAGATCTTTACGCAAACCGACAGTGGAGCAAGTGGAGTCCATGATAGAGAAGATTATTAAAGGTCGATTGGATGATCATCAGTTCAATGATTGTGATCTTACGATGCGTGAACTGGACATCGTCGCCAGAACATTGAAGGAAACGGTGATGGGTATCTTCCACTCCAGGATAGAATATCCGGAGGAGATCAAGAAACCAAAGCCGACTTCACCCGAAGCAGGCTAA
- the floA gene encoding flotillin-like protein FloA (flotillin-like protein involved in membrane lipid rafts), whose translation MDTSMITILLIAVVGIIVLSVFFSFFPVMLWVSAIASGVRVSIITLVAMRLRRVTPSRIVNPMIKATKAGLKLSMNQLESHFLAGGNVDRVVNALIAAQRANIPLEFERAAAIDLAGRDVLQAVQMSVNPRVIETPIVSAVAKDGIEVKVRARVTVRANIDRLVGGAGEETIIARVGEGIVSTNGSSNSHKDVLENPDLISRTVLSKGLDAGTAFEILSIDIADVDVGKNIGAFLQTEQAEADKRIAQAKAEERRAMAVAQEQEMKARVVEMRARVVESESQVPLAMAEALRSGKIGVMDYMNLKNIEADTQMRNTLGKPGEGSNSNDQGDSKNGR comes from the coding sequence ATGGACACATCTATGATTACGATTTTGCTCATTGCGGTAGTAGGTATTATCGTATTGAGCGTATTCTTCAGCTTTTTCCCGGTTATGCTCTGGGTTTCAGCGATTGCATCCGGCGTACGCGTAAGTATTATTACATTGGTTGCGATGAGACTGAGACGTGTAACGCCTAGCCGTATCGTAAATCCGATGATTAAAGCAACTAAAGCGGGTCTTAAACTTTCAATGAACCAACTGGAGAGTCACTTCCTGGCCGGTGGTAACGTTGACCGTGTTGTAAACGCTCTGATTGCTGCACAACGTGCGAACATTCCACTCGAATTTGAACGTGCTGCTGCCATTGACCTCGCAGGTCGTGACGTATTGCAAGCCGTACAAATGAGCGTTAACCCACGTGTTATCGAAACACCTATTGTCTCTGCGGTAGCCAAAGATGGTATCGAAGTTAAAGTTAGAGCACGAGTTACGGTTCGTGCCAATATTGACCGTCTCGTCGGTGGTGCTGGTGAAGAAACGATCATCGCCCGTGTCGGCGAAGGTATCGTAAGTACAAACGGTTCCTCCAATTCTCACAAAGACGTCCTGGAAAATCCGGATCTGATCTCCCGTACCGTATTGTCTAAAGGTCTGGATGCAGGTACTGCCTTTGAAATCCTGTCCATTGATATTGCGGACGTTGATGTAGGTAAAAACATTGGTGCCTTCTTGCAGACTGAGCAAGCAGAAGCTGACAAACGTATCGCACAAGCGAAAGCGGAAGAACGTCGCGCAATGGCCGTAGCCCAAGAGCAAGAGATGAAAGCACGCGTAGTGGAAATGAGAGCGCGCGTTGTTGAATCCGAATCCCAAGTACCTTTGGCAATGGCTGAGGCACTGCGTAGTGGTAAAATCGGTGTCATGGATTACATGAACCTGAAGAATATTGAAGCAGATACTCAAATGCGTAACACATTGGGAAAACCTGGTGAAGGTTCGAATTCCAACGATCAGGGTGATTCCAAAAACGGAAGATAG
- a CDS encoding NfeD family protein, with product MLLMLLTLLLPVWIGSPSAHAAEKSGAVYIIPVDKPIEQGLGKFMERGFREAEKMNAGLIVLDINTPGGRVDTAEALGTLIKDSPIETVAFVRGDAASAGSFLALNADKIVMSPGSMIGAAAMVDSSGKHVDDPKLVAFWKSKMQGAAEISGRDGKIAAGMTDVNMVVEMPEINKTKQKGEIIALSAEEALKVGYADHISNTPEEAATWLGYSLDDVFKVERTTAENISSFLTNPVVMTVLLFLGIAGVIIELIVPGFGVPGIVGIVCFVLYFSGNYIAGFAGAETWVLFTVGLIMMILEMFIPSFGILGILGSIALVAGVVRAAYDTSDAFVSLGIAFGAALVVIAIISIIFKDRGIWNRFILSDSMSADRGYSSATERKELIGLQGISLTPLRPSGTAMFEGERIDVVTDGDFIPIDTPIIVIKAEGTRIVVQQALPV from the coding sequence ATGCTCTTAATGCTGCTGACGCTGTTGCTTCCTGTCTGGATTGGATCACCGTCAGCGCATGCAGCTGAGAAGAGTGGTGCCGTATATATTATTCCGGTTGACAAACCAATCGAGCAGGGGCTTGGCAAGTTCATGGAACGCGGTTTCAGGGAAGCGGAAAAGATGAACGCTGGCCTGATCGTTCTTGATATCAATACGCCGGGAGGCCGTGTCGACACTGCGGAAGCATTGGGTACCCTGATTAAGGACAGTCCGATAGAGACGGTTGCATTTGTCCGTGGAGATGCTGCTTCAGCTGGAAGTTTTCTGGCCCTGAATGCAGATAAGATCGTAATGTCACCAGGCAGTATGATTGGTGCGGCGGCAATGGTGGATAGTTCGGGCAAACATGTTGATGATCCGAAGCTTGTTGCATTCTGGAAGAGCAAAATGCAGGGAGCGGCTGAAATCAGTGGCCGTGATGGTAAGATTGCAGCTGGAATGACGGATGTTAACATGGTCGTGGAAATGCCAGAGATCAATAAAACCAAGCAAAAAGGTGAAATTATTGCTCTCTCGGCTGAAGAAGCGCTGAAAGTCGGTTATGCCGACCACATCAGCAACACACCAGAAGAAGCAGCGACTTGGCTCGGTTACAGTCTGGATGATGTATTCAAGGTAGAACGGACGACAGCAGAGAATATTTCATCTTTTCTTACCAATCCTGTTGTCATGACTGTATTATTGTTCCTCGGAATCGCGGGTGTGATCATTGAATTGATTGTTCCTGGTTTTGGAGTTCCTGGTATTGTGGGTATCGTGTGTTTCGTCTTATATTTCTCTGGTAATTACATTGCGGGATTTGCCGGAGCCGAGACATGGGTACTATTTACTGTCGGACTCATCATGATGATTCTGGAGATGTTTATTCCGAGCTTCGGTATTCTGGGGATTTTGGGATCGATTGCGCTTGTGGCCGGTGTCGTAAGGGCTGCTTATGATACGAGTGATGCATTTGTATCTCTGGGTATCGCTTTTGGAGCAGCACTGGTAGTCATTGCGATCATCTCAATCATCTTTAAGGATCGAGGGATCTGGAATCGGTTCATACTGAGTGACAGTATGTCAGCGGACCGTGGATATTCATCAGCCACAGAACGCAAAGAGTTGATTGGTCTGCAAGGAATCAGTCTGACACCACTTCGTCCTTCTGGAACAGCGATGTTTGAAGGGGAACGAATTGACGTTGTGACTGACGGAGACTTCATTCCCATTGATACACCGATTATTGTGATCAAAGCGGAAGGTACCCGGATTGTGGTTCAGCAAGCTTTGCCGGTGTAA
- a CDS encoding class I SAM-dependent methyltransferase: MGREFVALFDQWSNDYDQTVMGHDQQYQEVFEHYEEILHTVVSEVSGTILEFGVGTGNLTEKLIAAGHKVYGVEPSQGMINQVQKRNLNFELVEGDFLEFPPLAEPIDAIVSTYAFHHLTDAEKEHAISIYAKLLSPNGKIVFADTVFQDQESRRQIEDEVTSQGYTELLADLRTEYYTTIDVLQTILSKYGFITHFSRLNKYVWLMNAKKEIG; encoded by the coding sequence ATGGGCAGAGAGTTTGTGGCTTTATTTGACCAATGGTCAAATGATTATGATCAAACCGTAATGGGACATGACCAACAATATCAGGAAGTATTTGAGCATTATGAAGAAATTCTTCATACAGTAGTCTCAGAGGTGAGCGGAACGATTTTGGAATTTGGCGTTGGAACGGGAAATCTTACAGAAAAGTTGATAGCCGCAGGTCATAAAGTATACGGGGTTGAACCTTCACAAGGGATGATCAATCAAGTGCAAAAGCGGAATCTGAATTTCGAATTGGTTGAAGGAGACTTTCTGGAGTTCCCTCCTCTCGCTGAGCCAATAGACGCCATCGTGAGCACATATGCTTTCCATCATTTAACGGATGCAGAGAAAGAACACGCGATTTCAATATATGCCAAACTGCTCAGCCCCAATGGAAAAATTGTGTTTGCAGATACCGTCTTTCAGGATCAGGAGAGTCGTCGTCAGATTGAGGATGAGGTAACCTCTCAAGGCTATACTGAACTGCTGGCAGATCTACGGACCGAATACTATACAACAATCGATGTATTACAAACCATTTTATCGAAATATGGTTTTATCACGCACTTTTCCCGACTAAACAAATATGTATGGTTAATGAACGCAAAAAAGGAGATTGGTTAA
- a CDS encoding PhoH family protein, which yields MSEQTRSIQISLQSAGEGQSLFGPQDTFLKLIESEIPAQIASREAEIVIFGNAQQVESLEQLFDVLLQLIRNGYVLTERDVKYAIELAKDMRADQLLDLFKGEITTTYRGKPIRVKTIGQKHYVTTIKKRDIVFGIGPAGTGKTYLAVVLAVAAIKEGSVKRIVLTRPAVEAGESLGFLPGDLQEKVDPYLRPLYDALYDVMGQEQTAKALERGLIEIAPLAYMRGRTLDDSFIILDEAQNTTPEQMKMFLTRLGFGSKMVITGDVTQIDLPRGKKSGLVEANSILNEVNEIGFVYFAEQDVVRHSLVQKIIVAYNHAAENQA from the coding sequence TTGTCAGAGCAAACACGCAGCATACAAATCTCCCTCCAGAGTGCGGGAGAGGGTCAATCTCTTTTTGGACCCCAAGATACTTTTCTTAAACTGATTGAATCCGAGATTCCCGCCCAGATTGCATCCCGTGAAGCTGAGATTGTGATTTTCGGCAATGCACAACAGGTGGAATCGCTTGAACAATTATTTGATGTGTTACTGCAATTGATACGCAACGGATACGTGTTAACCGAAAGAGATGTGAAGTATGCGATTGAACTTGCCAAGGATATGCGGGCAGACCAACTGTTGGATCTGTTCAAGGGCGAGATTACGACGACATACCGAGGTAAACCAATCCGTGTTAAAACCATTGGACAGAAGCACTATGTAACTACAATTAAAAAACGTGATATTGTATTTGGCATTGGTCCTGCCGGTACGGGTAAAACCTACCTTGCTGTTGTACTGGCTGTTGCCGCAATTAAAGAAGGCAGCGTCAAACGCATTGTGCTGACACGACCTGCTGTTGAAGCAGGAGAGAGTCTTGGGTTTTTGCCAGGTGATCTTCAGGAGAAGGTAGACCCGTATCTGAGACCGCTGTACGATGCCCTGTATGACGTTATGGGACAGGAACAGACCGCGAAGGCACTGGAGCGAGGGTTAATCGAAATCGCGCCACTCGCCTACATGCGGGGTCGTACGCTGGATGACTCATTCATCATTCTTGATGAAGCACAGAACACAACACCGGAACAGATGAAGATGTTCCTGACCCGTCTTGGTTTTGGCTCCAAAATGGTCATCACCGGAGACGTGACACAGATTGATTTACCGCGTGGTAAGAAATCCGGGCTTGTGGAAGCGAATTCGATCTTGAACGAAGTTAACGAGATTGGGTTTGTCTATTTTGCCGAGCAAGATGTTGTGCGGCATTCCCTCGTCCAGAAAATTATCGTGGCTTACAACCACGCCGCAGAAAATCAAGCATAG
- a CDS encoding diacylglycerol kinase family protein, giving the protein MKRRSWGLVFRNAAEGIAYGLRTQRNVRVHTGVAVLMCVAGFFFKISRIDWMFVLTAVFLVLVTELMNTAVEAAVDLAHPHIHPLAKAAKDTAAGAVLLAAVFAVIIGCIVFIKPAMSWLGFH; this is encoded by the coding sequence ATGAAAAGGCGCTCCTGGGGTCTGGTATTCCGCAATGCTGCGGAAGGAATCGCATATGGGTTGCGGACTCAGCGTAATGTGAGAGTTCACACGGGAGTGGCTGTTTTGATGTGTGTAGCCGGCTTTTTTTTCAAAATCTCAAGAATAGATTGGATGTTTGTGCTGACCGCTGTCTTTTTGGTCCTGGTGACTGAATTGATGAACACGGCTGTAGAGGCTGCAGTTGATCTGGCACATCCCCATATCCATCCGCTGGCAAAAGCGGCGAAGGATACCGCGGCCGGGGCAGTTCTGCTGGCTGCGGTATTCGCCGTCATCATCGGTTGTATCGTTTTCATTAAGCCGGCGATGAGCTGGCTGGGTTTTCACTGA
- a CDS encoding cysteine synthase family protein produces the protein MPIYQHVQELIGNTPLLELTRYPLPEGIRLFAKLEFMNPGGSVKDRIGKFLLEQALARGDVKPGGTVIEATAGNTGIGLAMAAVGLNLKVIFTVPQKFSVEKQQLMKALGATVVNTPTSEGMTGAIRKAESLAKEIPGSYVPGQFSNADNPLAHYQHLGPEIWRDLNGQVHVYVAGAGSGGTFMGGSRYLKEQNPLIKTCIVEPEGSILAGGPSGPHRTEGIGVETLSSFMDVSYFDAIHTISDEDAFERVKDLALLEGLLVGSSSGAAMQAALNEAGHAAPGSNIVVIFPDSSERYLSQNIYNGGQ, from the coding sequence TTGCCCATTTATCAACATGTACAGGAACTTATAGGTAATACGCCACTGCTTGAATTAACTCGTTATCCATTACCGGAAGGAATCCGTCTATTCGCCAAATTGGAATTCATGAATCCTGGGGGAAGTGTGAAGGATCGGATCGGCAAGTTTTTATTGGAGCAAGCATTGGCAAGAGGAGACGTTAAGCCAGGTGGAACGGTGATCGAAGCTACCGCAGGCAATACAGGAATTGGGCTTGCGATGGCGGCTGTTGGCCTGAATTTAAAAGTCATTTTCACAGTGCCTCAGAAGTTCAGCGTCGAGAAGCAGCAATTGATGAAAGCCCTTGGGGCTACGGTTGTGAACACACCGACATCAGAAGGAATGACGGGTGCCATACGCAAGGCGGAATCGCTGGCGAAAGAAATACCCGGCTCGTATGTTCCAGGTCAGTTCTCCAATGCGGATAACCCACTCGCACATTATCAACATCTTGGCCCTGAGATTTGGCGTGATCTGAACGGACAGGTGCATGTATATGTCGCCGGAGCCGGGTCTGGCGGAACTTTCATGGGAGGATCTCGCTATTTGAAGGAGCAGAACCCGTTAATCAAAACATGTATCGTAGAACCCGAAGGTTCGATTCTCGCAGGAGGACCCTCGGGCCCCCATCGCACAGAAGGAATAGGCGTCGAAACGTTATCTTCTTTTATGGATGTGAGTTATTTCGATGCCATTCATACGATCTCAGATGAAGATGCCTTTGAGCGGGTCAAAGATCTAGCCCTGTTGGAAGGTCTACTGGTAGGAAGCTCCTCAGGAGCAGCTATGCAAGCCGCATTAAACGAAGCCGGCCACGCAGCCCCCGGGAGTAACATCGTCGTTATTTTCCCGGATAGCAGCGAACGGTATTTAAGCCAAAACATCTATAATGGAGGACAATAA
- the yqfC gene encoding sporulation protein YqfC, translating into MTRISRKLRRWTSEVLDLPQDVLYDMPRLTLIGSKQLYIENHRGVIHFTPDRIVLALSQGQLEIKGTALVIRNILPDEVAVEGTILDIHMNGVEGNA; encoded by the coding sequence ATGACCCGGATCAGCCGCAAGCTGCGCAGATGGACCAGTGAAGTGTTGGATCTGCCGCAGGATGTGCTTTATGATATGCCACGGTTAACCCTGATTGGCAGTAAGCAACTGTATATAGAGAATCATCGCGGTGTTATCCATTTCACACCGGATCGCATCGTTCTGGCTCTTTCCCAAGGCCAGTTGGAGATCAAAGGGACTGCCTTGGTGATACGCAACATTTTGCCGGATGAAGTAGCGGTTGAAGGAACGATTCTGGATATTCATATGAATGGAGTGGAGGGGAACGCATGA
- a CDS encoding histidine triad nucleotide-binding protein, whose protein sequence is MDCLFCKIVEGSIPSNKVLENDHVIVFHDIQPAAPTHVLVIPKKHIASMNEVTAEDIPLIGEIHLAAQEAAKRLGVEETGYRLINNCGKDGEQTVHHLHYHLLGGTRLGALTSLSDSHK, encoded by the coding sequence ATGGATTGCTTATTTTGCAAAATTGTAGAGGGCAGCATTCCCTCCAATAAAGTACTGGAGAATGACCATGTTATCGTGTTTCATGACATCCAGCCCGCAGCACCGACACATGTGCTCGTCATTCCGAAGAAACATATTGCTTCGATGAATGAAGTGACTGCAGAAGATATACCTTTGATCGGCGAGATTCATCTGGCTGCTCAAGAAGCGGCCAAGCGTCTTGGGGTGGAGGAAACAGGGTATCGCTTAATCAACAACTGTGGTAAGGATGGAGAACAAACCGTACATCATCTGCATTATCATTTGCTGGGTGGTACCAGACTTGGCGCATTGACAAGTCTGTCTGATTCTCACAAATAA
- the rpsU gene encoding 30S ribosomal protein S21, translating to MSETKVRKNETIDAALRRFKRSIAKDGVLAEVKKRKHYEKPSVKRKKKSEAARKRKF from the coding sequence GTGTCTGAAACTAAAGTTCGCAAAAACGAGACTATTGATGCTGCACTTCGTCGTTTTAAACGCTCCATCGCTAAAGATGGCGTATTGGCTGAGGTGAAGAAACGTAAGCATTATGAGAAGCCAAGCGTAAAGCGCAAGAAAAAGTCCGAGGCTGCTCGTAAGAGAAAGTTTTAG